The following is a genomic window from Calliphora vicina chromosome 5, idCalVici1.1, whole genome shotgun sequence.
GGCCATGATCTTATTAGCTTCACATCTGAAGGCCAAGGCAAATGAGGTAGTTACTAAATTGGATAACATATCTCCCCTAGAAGAAACCGATGCCTCTTCAAGTcaaaatatagctgatattaaTTTGTCAAATTATCCCCAACTACGTAACTTCATCATGTGTTTCGATGTCCAAGAGAATTGTACAAAAATCTTTTCCACCAAGGAGTCCAAACCCAGTGAAATACCCGTCATTAATGGTTTACGTTCGGTTTGTGCTCTATGGATTTTGGTGTTTCATGTGGTGTGGTACATGTATTTCactgtaaataataaaactttccTGATCTCTTATGCCGAAAAAGTATTCTTTCAATATGTTAGTTCAGCTCCCGTATTGGTGGATGTATTTTTTACTGTGAGGTATGTCGGCAAATTGGTACGAAATATTTCAGCAgatattgtaatattttattctttcttTTCAGTGGTTTCTTGCTAACTTATAACTTCTTAAGAAACGCTGAGAAAATGGAGATTATACGTAAAAATTCGTTTGTACAAAATACCAAAcaattctttaaaatgtttttccatcGTTACTTGAGGTAAATATCTCGGATTTTTAATTATGAGaatatttgatatacatatcttttttataacatttaagaCTATCTAAATATGTATGATGCTTGTATGGCTTTCACGATCAGTTCGAAATCTAAAAGAGAAACCCTAAAATATATAACATCTTACCTTACTTATGCAAATCTAGGAACGAATATTCACGGCTGGTAATTTAACGtccatatacagtggtggccaccaatttaagacaaatacttgaatttttttcatcaactgaattttaagtgcgatagagccaaaataaaaggacctctaagggtatgaaatttattattaatgtttctagtttctgaaaaatgtttggaaaaatcggtaaaacatatatggacaaagatatgtggaaatacgttgacccacctcagcgaacatccgctgttaataacatgatatgaccgaaactaatggaactaaaaatacgaaatttggtccgaatattttataataataaaattatatagatataaatgtgagataatatgtttatttcaaaaaaaaaaatgtttggtcaagttgtagaaaaattttatgtgttcatggtgaatatgtatgaattgacacagtcgaataaaacatacttgtgtgttaaaacagtcctcatgcatacatatttgtggaaatatttgaaaaaataatggacaattacatggaatttagcaaacaatttttgtcttaaattcctggccaccactgtatatggaTTTGGCAAATGAATCTTCCCTGATAGTAAAGTACTGGAAGAAAATAGTCAAATttcgatatatgtatatcaaataccAACTTATCATTGTTAGATTGTTTTCCAGTGGTTCATGAGGAAACTCATTGATCAACCAATGTCTATACTAACTAACAGAGAATATGCCAAAGACTATATTTAAAGATACCAACAGATCTGTTTAAATAATGAACAAGGGTTATACGATCAATCATTATGCATCGATTGTCAATAGTGTCAATTACGAAGGAGGAGGAGCAATGTCAATCccctttaaaatataaagacaAGATTGTGTTCCCATGATAATGGGATCCCCATTCCGGAACGTCCGGGTCCGACGACGGCCAAATATTGTTCAACTCATCGACAGCTGCATAGCTGTTACAACTACTAAATTGAGAGCTACGGGCCAATGGGTGAATGAAGATcgaaaataatataaactgaaaaaaagggataaagatatgaaaaaaatttacgattgTTTCACTAAAGGAACGCTGAGTCACATCGATTGCTcagcaaagcttatggtgaatatgttccaccggtttcaacatgcgaaagatggtttgttcggttctgAAGTACTGATTTTGACACTGAAGACCACCCAggccaaacaaaaaagtttggaGACCaagaaggcattactccatgaagattgttgtaaaactcaacaagaacttgcaaaatcattgtgagctactcaatcagcaatttcaaaacgtttgcaggcaggaggatttatccaaaagcaaggaaattgggtaccatacgtattgaagctgagagaccttgaaataagatttttttatgtctgaaatcatttttacaccgaattattacttgcgatgaaaaatggatccattgagATAACCCGGATCTTACGTGAAGTCCGGCCATTcatccgaatcgacaccaaagccaaatattcattccgctaaggtaatgctctgtatttggtgggactaaAAGGGTCCTATgcattatgagctgctgaaagcattggccgaaaaaatcccagaatatgcggtcagacattAAACTgttatattccattatgacaacactCGGGCACATGTATAAAGTGGTTGGGACGTTTTGCcgcacccgctttatagtccagaccttgcaaCGTCCGATagaagcagaacgctctctctggaatactcctaactttggaacagagtattcgatattggcttgattcgttcttggcctcaaaatatgagtaCACAAaggaaacagattcgtgatagcaaccgaatttgttgccaatcgaatgattctgtcttagtgaccgaattttacagttgtggctacaatattttggaaggggcaactaaagtttggttgcctcaactgaaattcttctttatcaactgacaaattcggttgttatcacgaatctgttttctctgtgtagttcttttggctcggaatccatatgttgccagaaagatgggaaaaggtcatagctaacaaaggccaatactttgaataaatttatattgtacaaatgtttcaaaacaaaagctaaaagttttaaaatcccCCGTATTTTTTAGTCATACACTaatatttccaatatatttttttttaaattttttgtatggaaaatttacaaatctagttaacaaaacatattacatattttttatacagaacaacattttctttaatttaactcTATAATAAGATTTAGACATTTATtgcataaatttacaatttgggAAAATACAATGTTAAGATTGTTGACGTATAATTTATTATCTTTTGTCCCGGGTATGTTTTGAAAATCCCTccatttttcacatatttttaaaattgttccgCTTTTAGCAAGAATTAAATTGGAAACATTAGTTGCTACCCTTCAAACTTGTACTAGATTGTTCCAACTTTTAGATAATGCAGAAGTAAGGACAGGACGGTGGCCTTGTACCAAGAATATTAATTTTCCTACTGAATATGCAGTTAATCTCTGAACACTGTCTTCTGGCTTATACCTATATATTCGTACGaatatatcgttaccttaatatagaaacgccctaactcgttttttcccaaaatttagttttttgcattaataaaataaaatgtcgcAACATTAAATTGGTTGAAGAGCTTCATAAAAGtctgtgttaaaaaaattgcaactacagaactttaagttttattaagttgtttCCTTCTCCtctaaagtaataaaaatgttagttagggcctttctatattaaggagCGATATGTATAACGATGTGTTGAAGACCGTTAAGACACCACAATTGAAAACTTTGTACTCTGAAGGAACAATCAAAGTCTGCAaaccttatttttatttatccaAGATTTTTCGAATAGGGTCACGTCCGTTTTGGGAATTGGTTGAATGATAGCAACgtgtcatacatacatatgtatgtatctgttTATGAAATATTCAAGTTGAAGATTGAAGTAAATCTATATGATTTtcgtttaattataatttagattttattatgaattaattaaaataaggatactttattaatttatctaATTTCCTTACAGACTTGGTCCTCTTTATCTTGTGGTTATGGCTGTGGTGGATCTCCTGTTTGCGTACATTAGCAAAGTGTCGGTTTATCACATCAACGAAAGATTTGATGAAAATTGTGCCAATTACTGGTggcgtaatattttatttattcaaaatctgTTTGATCACAAGGACATGTGCCTCAACTGGACCTGGTCTTTGGCCTGTGAAATGCAGTACTTTGTAATTGCCACCATTCTATTATTCACGTATGCCAAGtaagtttttaagaaaactCATTGTTAAGATATCAAACCTAATTACATTTATTGCAGGCATCCCAAATTAGCCAAGAATTTGACAATTGGCTGCTTTATTGCCAATATGGTGTGGTCGTTTAGTATTGGCTTAAACATCAATTTCCAATTATCATTCGACACTTTCTTTGCCACCGGCACTGACATTTATATCAGTCCCTTCGTGCGCGTATTGCCCTACATAATGGGCGCTGCGGCTGCTTGGTACTTCTTGGAGCATAAGAAGCGTGAATTCGATTTAAGTGAATTCCAAGAGAAATGCTTGTGGACTTTATCTTTTctgacatttttcatttgcatttATTCGACCGTTAAACGTGACATGTCCTACATAATGGCCATATCATTGTTTGTTGTGGGACGTTTGCTGTTTTCAATGAGCATTTGTTGGATGATTATTGGCAGTGCCACTGGACGCAGTACATGTTGGTCTAGATTTTTGGAAGCcaaaccatttcaacatttgaaCCGTCTATCATATgcgatttatttattaaatccaTTTGTGATTGCGCTATTTTTCGGTTTAACCAGTGTCAGTACTCATGCAGATCCATTTATGTTGGTAAGTAGGGGAAGAGTTATGCATAaatacactttttttaattctctctctctcttcctCTAGTGTGTTCTTTGTTCCGGTTTCTCCATCATCACTTACTTGGCATCCATTGTCTTTTCACTGGCCTTTGAGATGCCTTTCTGCAACTGGTCTTCGCTGATCTTGAGACGCTCTAGTCCCAAAGTGAAAAATGCCTAATTGAGATGCTTTTCTCAtatcattttaatattatttttaagttttggaaTATTTACATACATCTATTTCTATTTTATACTTCTGTACTGCACTGTACACTCTATTTTATATGCATATTGTGATCATTATTAATCCATTCAATCTCTAACGAGtatcatacatacatttatacacaCGTTGTGTAATATGTACGAGTAATAttatgataatattttatttgtaactattttattcattttagatatctaagtcattaatattaaGTCGATATTTCCCCTAGaaggaaacaaaacaaaaaataacaaaataatttaatttaacccATCTTGTGAATAATTGTATATAGAAAGGAATATTAAGATATTTGCCCAGGGATTACAACCATTGTATATTAATTAGAATTAAATTCAATTCgtacaaacatttaataaaagaaaaatttttcatGTCATATGATGATAAAtacttataaattaaaaactgcatttttttatatatggggcatttcatgtcaagtgaaccaacttttgaaatcgatgtcttccgatcgggatgaaatttgcaccaaggttagctctattggatagtaactcagacacaatttttcaacaacatcggtcgagaactctctgagttatagggggtaaaattttgacaatttggtcaaacaggggttttttcttatccatgtaacttattacctattgttcttagcaaaatgtgtcccaaatagtatagatagctatttcttcgatctttcgaaaaaaaatatttaaaaaaaaaaaataaaaaatttttaatattttttttccgaaatcaaaaacttttttgactttttttaaaatacgtccattttttttttttttttttttttcttaaaataaagtttagatattttccttgaacacctacttggtcgcttagtgggatgcgagtgggatatctatcaaaataaatatttttgatttcggaaaaaaaatattaaaaattttttatttttttttttaaatattttttttcgaaagatcgaagaaatagctatctatactatacaaaataaatattttgtaactcaaaacataaaatttttgacttttttgcaaaatcaaaaactttgttgacttttttttcaaaacggaccctttcataaattctttttttagctcaaacaataGCTgatatattttccttgaaaacccttttttaattttttttctagctCAACCAAAAGCTGAGATATTTTCCTGGAAGTcccttggtcgcttagtgggatgcgagtgggatatctatcaaaattaatgttttaacacaaaaattgtatgtcttgagttacaaaacatttattttcatatatatccCATCTATAAacccatcttaaaggaatagagctaagctttctttaaagcaaaagaaaaaaattaaaaatgggcccattttaaaaaaagtcaaaaaaaaaaagttttttattttgccaaaaaaaatcaaaaattgtatgtcttgagttacaaaacatttattttgatatttattccactcgcatcgcactaagcgaccaagGGACTTCCAGGAAAATATCTCAGCTTTTGGTTGagctagaaaaaaaattaaaaaagggtacattttgaaaaaacagtcaacaaagtttttgattttgcaaaaaaagtcaaacattttatgttttgagttacaaaatatttattttgatagatatcctactcgcatcccactaagcgaccaaataggtcttcaaggaaaatatctaagctttattttaagaaacaagtaagagtactatattcggccgtgccgaatcttaaataccctccacctaa
Proteins encoded in this region:
- the LOC135960337 gene encoding nose resistant to fluoxetine protein 6-like; protein product: MTTVRWKILFPLLALVILSSVEISRANRKNVSYYLSTNTTLLSHYSILDNTNDTLSHGQEIIVEDVDVEEEDEVDYNLISPSYETHLVKSSIIYGLAKTVNASSVNQECYRHLRNIQKGILRKEPWAMKALDASGSKPAGFVFGQNFWFGSQEACGAVRRPVGITLSENFPRVMKLGIIKEIAPFDMDYRVVYLRHNSPWQVEIKLMSEQIIHIGLCLPSSCASPEIQQLMGDYVKEGLFVENDIYDIQPEVLYMKDLKISDNFFERESFKLISVFVAFILAMILLASHLKAKANEVVTKLDNISPLEETDASSSQNIADINLSNYPQLRNFIMCFDVQENCTKIFSTKESKPSEIPVINGLRSVCALWILVFHVVWYMYFTVNNKTFLISYAEKVFFQYVSSAPVLVDVFFTVSGFLLTYNFLRNAEKMEIIRKNSFVQNTKQFFKMFFHRYLRLGPLYLVVMAVVDLLFAYISKVSVYHINERFDENCANYWWRNILFIQNLFDHKDMCLNWTWSLACEMQYFVIATILLFTYAKHPKLAKNLTIGCFIANMVWSFSIGLNINFQLSFDTFFATGTDIYISPFVRVLPYIMGAAAAWYFLEHKKREFDLSEFQEKCLWTLSFLTFFICIYSTVKRDMSYIMAISLFVVGRLLFSMSICWMIIGSATGRSTCWSRFLEAKPFQHLNRLSYAIYLLNPFVIALFFGLTSVSTHADPFMLCVLCSGFSIITYLASIVFSLAFEMPFCNWSSLILRRSSPKVKNA